Genomic DNA from Campylobacter sp. MG1:
ATTTTTAGCACAGCAAAATGAATTAATTTTGCAAAAAGTAGAAAGTGGACAAAAGGTAGAGTTTAAAAAGCTGCTAGAGATGGATGAAATTTATGAAATTTTGAAAAAATATCCTAAGCATTTAGATTTTTCAAAATGTGATAGTTTTAATAAGCTAAAAAAAACAATATCAGATTATGCAAAAGATAGCGAGTTTTTAGAATTTTTAAAAGCAAATGATGAGGTTTTTAGAACTGAGCCTATTATGACTTATAAGCTAGGTTTAAAATCAAGTGATAGAACGGCTATTAGTGATATGTTTGAAGCTTTAAGAAATGAAATGCTTAAAAACAATAAACATAGAGAAAAATATCTAAAAGATATAAAAGAGCTTTGTAAAAGCGTGGAATTTAAAAGCATAATTTCAAAGCTTAATATAAGCGATGATGAGTTTGCCAACCTTATTGGCAATATCTCAAACTACCAAACAAGGGTTTTAAGAAAATATTTTAACAATAAATTTGATGATGCTTTTGATGATGAAAAACTTAAAAAAGTAAGTATAAAAAATATAAATTTTCTTTCTTTTAAAGGCGAAAAAGAGTTAGAAAACAAACGCACAATGTTAAAAAATCTAAAAAAATCATCTTTTGAATATCTATGTAAAAACGACCCTATAACAAGCATTCCACCATATGAGAGAATGAATAATAAACACCCGCAAACTTGTTATTCTTTAGTTTTGAAAGATTGTTTAAGCGATAGACTTAAAACTTGCCTAAAACACATCTTAGACAATCCAAATTTTTCAAGCCTTACTATGGATGAAAACGGCGTTATCAAACAATACGATGAGCTGGATGAAAATGAGTTAAAAGTGGTTTTTCAAAGATTTTTAGATATATCAAAAGGGTATTTAGAAGATATTAAGCTGTATCCTAGAAGTTTTGATGAGCATGGTTGGTATTTTAAGGAGCAAATTTGTTTAAACGATAGCGATTTTAATGCTTTAAAAGATTTTGCTAGTAGATATTATGATGAATTGCTTTTAGCCAAAAAAGGTATTTTAAAAGCTAAGATTTTAAAGCCCTGTGGGTGCCATACTCCGTATAAAAACAATTCAAAACACATTCATTTAAGCATTTTATTGGGTAAAAAAGATGCTTTTAGCAAAGAAGAAGTAAAAAATATAAGTGATTTTATAAATGATAAAAATAGCAAATATAAAGGCAACTCTACTTTAAAAGGATTTTTAACTCATCTTAGTGAAACGGCAAAAGGTTATCAAAACAGTTTTTATGAACTCTTAGAAAGCAATGTGCAAGATGATAATGATTTAAAAAAGATAAAAGATGACTATATGCTTGTTTATAAAAAACTAAAAAGCATTAAGGAATTTGCATTTATAAAAGATGAAGAAGAGCAAAACACCATCATAAACTACCTTTTGCAAACCGCAAATATTATTTTTGATGAGCAAAAAGGCTTTCATAAACTATGTCAAACTCACGCTACTGAAAACCTTCTTAGAATTAGCGGTGATAAGGCTATGTGTTCAGCCTTAGGCTCTGATAGTGCAAGGCTTATAAACGGTAGGGTGGAAATGTATATCGATAGGCTTGCTTATGAAATAGTGAGTGATTTGGATTTAAGTGATACTGAAGAATTGAGTATAAATATAGAACAAAATGCCTTTACCTTTGAAACGGCGGTAAAAGAGCTTACAAAAACTAAAGTAAAAAGAAAACCAAAAGAGCGTTTCGCTATATGCCCTTATAGTGGAGAGCCTGTGAATTTAAAAAATGCTGAGTATGATCATATCTTACCAAGAAGCAAATGTAAGTACAACTCACAAGCGAATTTAATCCCTGTAAAATCATACGAAAACTTTAGAAAAAGTGATGGTTGTATGTATTTTAATGATTTGCATGAAAATTACAAAAAAGATATTTTTAGAAAATGTGAAGTTAAGAATGAAAATGAATTAAAGTCATTTATAGACAAAACCCTAAATGCGATAGATATCAAAAAATACACAAACTTTAAAAACTTAAAAATAAAGGAGCAAATAGCTTTCCAAATGGCACTTTTTATGCCAAATGAAAATTTTTATAAAATAGCTTTAAAGCTTTTAGCAAAGGATAAACAAAAAACTAGCACAAATGGAACGCAAAAACGCCTTGCAAGATTGATGGTTCAAAATGCTTTAGCTAAAAATAACACTCTAAATATAAAAGTTAATTTTGTTGATAGTAAATTAACAAGTGCTATTAGAAAAGAGCTGAGCGAAGAGTTGCCACAGATAGCAAAGGAGGAAAAACAATCAAGCCATAGCCATTGTATAGATGCTAGTGTGGTGTTTTATATAGCTAGTGCTATTAAGGATAAAAAGGTGGTAGCTATACATGAGAATGTGAAGTTTGAACCAAAGTTTAAATTTAGTGAGATTTATCTAAAAGAAAGCGAGATAAAAAATATACAAAGCCAAAAATACTTAGAACTAAGCCAAGATAAAATCTCAAGAAAACAACTATTTAAAGATACGATTTACTCGCTTAGATACGAAAATGCTAAGGCTTTAAGTGATAAGCAATTGGGTATTTTAAAAGAACTTGATTTGCTAATGGAAGTTCAAAAGTCTAAACAAACGAAATTTTACATAAATACCAAAAAAGTTTTTGATTTAATCTTTGCAAGTTTTGAGGCAAAAGATATAAAAACACTAGAAAAAATTAAATTTTTAGATAAGTTTTTGGTATCAAGTGTTAGAAAAGATGTTTTAGATATATTTTTTGATGCTAAAAGTGGCGAGTTAATCAAGCCTAAAGATAATGGTGCAAATATAGAAAAGTTCTATGAAATCCTAGTAAAAAATGAAGTAAAAACTAAAAATGAAGTAGAAAAAATCCATAAGCTTTATATAAATAATTTCTACACAGGCAATCAAAAAGATATAAAAAGAGCTAGAAACAAACGCCGTGTTACATACTCGCTAAGTGTAGCTAGTGCAGCTAGTTTTGTGGTGCGTAGAAATACAGGTTATGAAGGTTTAGCAAATGAAAACATAGCTACAAAAAATTATTTTGATAATGAAAAAATAGTAGGTATAAAATATCATAGCAAGAATGTTTTACCACTTAAAATAGTTGATATTTTAGATATTTTAAACCTTAGCGAAAATGCTAAAGAAATCTATAAAATAAGCATTAAAAATAACTTACCAGAAAAAATCTCAAAGCTTGATTTTATAGTTAGTGAAGCAAAAAGACATAGGGTGATGGTTGAGTTAGATAAAGATTTGTTAGGATATAATTTAGATATATTTAATAATTCAATAAATAAAAATAATAAACAATGGGTTGAGTTTTGTGAAGAGTGCTTGAATAAGGAATTAAAAGATTATGTAGGAAAACCTTATGAATATGATGCAACTATTATAAAAAATACAAGTAAAATTTTAGGTCTTGGTTTTAGAGTTCAAAGTACCTTAGCAAATCATAAAAAATTAATGAAAGATAATATATGCTAAAACATCTCGTAGTGAATTCTTACGGGGTGTATTTGGGGCTAAAATCGGCTAGATTAGTAGTTAAAAAAGATGGAGAGTTAATCAAAGAATATCCACTTAAAAACCTAAAAACCATAAGTATAAAATCTCGTGGTGTAGGACTAAGTAGTGACTTAGCCTATGCTTGTGGAGTGCGTGGGGTTAAGATATTTTTTAATGATTTTAAATCTCATTTAGCTTTACACACTTTACACGAGCATAAAAGCGTAAATGTGATAAAACATCAGATTTTAAGCGAACAAAACGGCAAAGACCTAGCCTTAGCAAAAGAGCTAATCATAGGTAAAATCAAAAACCAACGCTCCACGATTTTATACTTTTCAAGGTATTTGCAAAATGATTTGCTAAAACAAAAAACCACCGAGCAATTAAAAATATTTATTAACGAGCTAAAAACTTATAAAATGACAAAAGATAGCATTTTTGGCATTGAAGGAAGTGCGGCAAAAGTTTATTTTGATTATCTTAGACAAACAAGGCTTTTAGGGGATGAGTTTGTAAATCGCACGGGCAGATTTGCAGATGATAATGTAAATAAAGCCCTAAATTACGGCTACGCAATACTTTTAAACATAATTTATAAAAGCGTGATAAACGCAGGGTTAAACCCATATTTTGGAGTGCTTCATAGCTTAAGAAGTGCTAAGCCATCGTTAGTTTTGGACATTATGGAGGAGTATAGAAGTTTTTTAGTTGATAGAAATATTATCAAGCTAAGGCATCAGCTAAAGGGCGATTTTAATGAGTGTAAAAAGCTAATTTCAAATGAGATTTTTAGCTCACTTGCTAAAAAGTTGCCATATAATCACTCTAAACTAAGTCTTGAAAGCATCATACAAAGACAAGTTTATAAGCTTAGTGGGTTTTTGTGCGGTGCGAATAATTATCATTCTTATGTGTTTAGGTGGTGAGCGTGTATATTGTAAGCTACGATATAGAAGATAACAAATCACGAATAAAGCTTTTTGAAGAGTTAAAGGATTTAGGACTTTTAAATATCCAAAAATCAGTCTTTTATGGAGAGCTTAGCAAAAGTGAGATAAAGGTGGTAAAAGAGCTTTTTAAAAAGCTTTGTGATGATGGGGGTAAGGCGTTTTTGTGTAGGTGCGAGATAGATTTAGACGATACGTACGGCTATAAAAAGGCTGATTTAGAGCAACTTAGTTTTGATAGTATTTAGCAAATTTCGTATGTTTAGCTTGGATATGATTAGGCTTAAATGTTGTTTGTAAAATTTATTGCTTAGTATAAATTTCGTATGTTTGAGTAAAACGATGAAAAAAGAAAGAATTTGAAATAGGAATTAGGGAAAATGAAACCATTTGTAAAATGGGCTGGTGGCAAAAGACAATTACTGCCAACCTTAATAAACAACTTGCCAAATATGAATAATTTTACAACCTATGTTGAGCCTTTTGTTGGTGGTGGGGCAATGTTGTTTGAGATTGTAAAATTATATAAATTTAAAAAAATCGTAATAAACGATATAAATTCAAGTCTTATGAAATGTTATGAACTTATAAAACAAGACCCACAAAAACTAATAAATGAATTAAAAACATTACAAAATGAGTTTTTAAGCACCCAAAAACAAGATGAATTTTTTTATCAAATAAGAAATAAATTTAATAAAACAAAAGAGCCAAAATATTTTATATTTTTAAATAAAACTTGTTTTAATGGGCTTTTTAGACTAAATAAAAGTGGTGAGTTTAATACCCCATTTGGTAAATACAAAAACCCTTTGATATGCGATGAAGAAAATATTTTAAATGTTCATAAAGTTTTAAAAAATGTCATTATAAAAAATTCAGATTATAAAAATTTAATAAATGACATAGATGATAAAACATTTATATATTTTGATCCACCTTATCGCCCACTTAGTAAAACAGCTTCATTTACTAGCTATTTTAATAATATTTTTGATGACAATGAGCAGATAAGATTGGCTGAGTTTGTAAATAAGTGTAATGATTTAGGGGCTAAGTTTTTACTAAGTAATTCAGATCCTAAAAATATAAATAAAGATGATGAATTTTTTGATAAACTTTATAAAAATTATGTGATTTTAAGAATAAATGCTACAAGGTGTATAAATTCAAAAGCTTCTAATCGTGGCGCTATAACTGAGCTTTTAATTAAAAATTATAAAGGATAAAAATGATAGAAAATATAAATTATAAATTACCAGATGGTGATAGATGTGAAATAAGGCTTAATTTAATAAATCAGTTCTTGAAAGAAATTCCGGGCAAAGGAAAGGGTGATTTAGCAAGCAAATATAGATACGATGTTGAACAATACGATAAATATAATATTCATCTTAAAAGACCTACAAGACTTAATAAAGGGTTTGATTTTACTGTAAATATAGATGGAATTTATTTTAAAAAAAATAAAAGATATGTTAGCCCAAGCTATAAAGATATAATAAATATACTTAATGAAATAAAAAACAATTATTACTTAGAATATGATAAAGTAAAAAAAGTATTAAATAATATATATAATTGTAATCATATAGATATAAACAATATTAATATGGTTTTTTCAGATTATGAAGGAAATAAACATCCAATTCAAATTATATTTTTAGCTATAAAATGGCTATTTATAGAGCAAGATTGTGCCTATTGGAATTATTCTGGTAGAGCTATGTTTTATAATGCATTAAAAGAAGAAACGCTTGTTTAAATTAATAATAAATCGTGGCAAATGGGCTACACACGATGCAAAATATAGGGGAAATTATTCTCCTTATGTGTCTAGAAATTTGATTTTAAGATATAGCAATGAAAATGATTTGATATTAGATCAATTTGTTGGCAGCGGAACAACTTTAATAGAAGCAAAACTTTTAAATCGCAATGCAATCGGTGTTGATATAAATCCAAATGCGATAGAAATTTGTAAGCAAAAATGTGATTTTGATAGTAAAAGCTTCGTTCATTTATATAATGAAGATGCAAGAAAACTTAGCTTTATAAAAGATGAAAGCATAGATTTTATATGCACACATCCACC
This window encodes:
- the cas2 gene encoding CRISPR-associated endonuclease Cas2; protein product: MYIVSYDIEDNKSRIKLFEELKDLGLLNIQKSVFYGELSKSEIKVVKELFKKLCDDGGKAFLCRCEIDLDDTYGYKKADLEQLSFDSI
- the cas1 gene encoding CRISPR-associated endonuclease Cas1, translating into MLKHLVVNSYGVYLGLKSARLVVKKDGELIKEYPLKNLKTISIKSRGVGLSSDLAYACGVRGVKIFFNDFKSHLALHTLHEHKSVNVIKHQILSEQNGKDLALAKELIIGKIKNQRSTILYFSRYLQNDLLKQKTTEQLKIFINELKTYKMTKDSIFGIEGSAAKVYFDYLRQTRLLGDEFVNRTGRFADDNVNKALNYGYAILLNIIYKSVINAGLNPYFGVLHSLRSAKPSLVLDIMEEYRSFLVDRNIIKLRHQLKGDFNECKKLISNEIFSSLAKKLPYNHSKLSLESIIQRQVYKLSGFLCGANNYHSYVFRW
- a CDS encoding HNH endonuclease domain-containing protein — translated: MKKVISIDMGAKNNGVYIVDIKNDEIVSKSAANYIFKDGDINFLKKDRTSKRHQRRAFKRAKFARRLLDELLNKIKIKDLSQNELELIYGLLKNRGFNYINIEFENDLSDESLEVLNEIDGYEFKGCVNKDDYELRLSKFANDYDEGEFCEFLAQQNELILQKVESGQKVEFKKLLEMDEIYEILKKYPKHLDFSKCDSFNKLKKTISDYAKDSEFLEFLKANDEVFRTEPIMTYKLGLKSSDRTAISDMFEALRNEMLKNNKHREKYLKDIKELCKSVEFKSIISKLNISDDEFANLIGNISNYQTRVLRKYFNNKFDDAFDDEKLKKVSIKNINFLSFKGEKELENKRTMLKNLKKSSFEYLCKNDPITSIPPYERMNNKHPQTCYSLVLKDCLSDRLKTCLKHILDNPNFSSLTMDENGVIKQYDELDENELKVVFQRFLDISKGYLEDIKLYPRSFDEHGWYFKEQICLNDSDFNALKDFASRYYDELLLAKKGILKAKILKPCGCHTPYKNNSKHIHLSILLGKKDAFSKEEVKNISDFINDKNSKYKGNSTLKGFLTHLSETAKGYQNSFYELLESNVQDDNDLKKIKDDYMLVYKKLKSIKEFAFIKDEEEQNTIINYLLQTANIIFDEQKGFHKLCQTHATENLLRISGDKAMCSALGSDSARLINGRVEMYIDRLAYEIVSDLDLSDTEELSINIEQNAFTFETAVKELTKTKVKRKPKERFAICPYSGEPVNLKNAEYDHILPRSKCKYNSQANLIPVKSYENFRKSDGCMYFNDLHENYKKDIFRKCEVKNENELKSFIDKTLNAIDIKKYTNFKNLKIKEQIAFQMALFMPNENFYKIALKLLAKDKQKTSTNGTQKRLARLMVQNALAKNNTLNIKVNFVDSKLTSAIRKELSEELPQIAKEEKQSSHSHCIDASVVFYIASAIKDKKVVAIHENVKFEPKFKFSEIYLKESEIKNIQSQKYLELSQDKISRKQLFKDTIYSLRYENAKALSDKQLGILKELDLLMEVQKSKQTKFYINTKKVFDLIFASFEAKDIKTLEKIKFLDKFLVSSVRKDVLDIFFDAKSGELIKPKDNGANIEKFYEILVKNEVKTKNEVEKIHKLYINNFYTGNQKDIKRARNKRRVTYSLSVASAASFVVRRNTGYEGLANENIATKNYFDNEKIVGIKYHSKNVLPLKIVDILDILNLSENAKEIYKISIKNNLPEKISKLDFIVSEAKRHRVMVELDKDLLGYNLDIFNNSINKNNKQWVEFCEECLNKELKDYVGKPYEYDATIIKNTSKILGLGFRVQSTLANHKKLMKDNIC
- a CDS encoding DNA adenine methylase — translated: MKPFVKWAGGKRQLLPTLINNLPNMNNFTTYVEPFVGGGAMLFEIVKLYKFKKIVINDINSSLMKCYELIKQDPQKLINELKTLQNEFLSTQKQDEFFYQIRNKFNKTKEPKYFIFLNKTCFNGLFRLNKSGEFNTPFGKYKNPLICDEENILNVHKVLKNVIIKNSDYKNLINDIDDKTFIYFDPPYRPLSKTASFTSYFNNIFDDNEQIRLAEFVNKCNDLGAKFLLSNSDPKNINKDDEFFDKLYKNYVILRINATRCINSKASNRGAITELLIKNYKG